In the Streptomyces sp. cg36 genome, one interval contains:
- a CDS encoding maleylpyruvate isomerase N-terminal domain-containing protein — protein MEKNPEFPDLLRLIDERSTAFRAAVAAAPSLDAPVPTCPGWTLFDLARHLGGGDRFWAAIVGAGPADAPPPGAAEARAALEVPREREALLTWLEESTDLLLGVLREAGPDTGSWAWWSDLQTPRTSGGVARHRVQESAVHSYDAQLAGGAPQPLPTGVALDGVEEFLFTCVASLSAWPHEHTTFDFHASEGRSWRLTVDGDGARSARIPAPTATTGEDLDAAGAAVHGTASELVLYLYDRIKVASLHLDGDAGLLDLLRAWEPEN, from the coding sequence GTGGAAAAGAATCCTGAGTTCCCTGACCTGCTGCGACTGATCGACGAGCGGTCGACCGCCTTCCGCGCCGCGGTCGCCGCAGCGCCCAGCCTCGACGCGCCGGTGCCGACCTGCCCGGGGTGGACGCTGTTCGATCTGGCCAGGCACCTGGGTGGGGGAGACCGTTTCTGGGCCGCCATCGTGGGCGCGGGGCCCGCCGACGCTCCCCCGCCCGGGGCCGCCGAGGCGCGCGCCGCTCTGGAGGTGCCGCGGGAGCGTGAGGCCCTGCTGACCTGGCTGGAGGAGTCGACAGACCTGCTGCTGGGCGTGCTGCGCGAGGCGGGCCCGGACACCGGCAGCTGGGCGTGGTGGAGTGACCTGCAGACGCCGCGCACCTCCGGCGGAGTGGCCCGGCACCGGGTCCAGGAGAGCGCGGTGCACAGCTACGACGCCCAGCTCGCCGGGGGCGCCCCGCAGCCGCTGCCGACCGGAGTCGCCCTCGACGGTGTCGAGGAGTTCCTGTTCACCTGCGTCGCCTCACTCAGTGCCTGGCCGCACGAGCACACGACGTTCGACTTCCACGCCTCCGAGGGCCGCTCCTGGCGCCTCACGGTCGACGGCGACGGCGCACGCTCGGCCCGCATCCCCGCGCCCACCGCCACGACCGGCGAGGACCTGGACGCAGCCGGCGCCGCCGTCCACGGCACGGCCAGCGAGTTGGTCCTGTACCTGTACGACCGCATCAAGGTCGCTTCCTTGCACCTTGACGGAGACGCAGGACTGCTCGACCTGCTGCGTGCCTGGGAGCCGGAGAATTAG
- a CDS encoding glycosyl hydrolase family 18 protein → MDPHGALTLLDTGTHPCNGYSEANAADVKAHSAAQYTTVSAMDHATVSSLVNDPDRRTDAAAKLTEFAQRIGFTGVDIDFEDFWAWTAEDEQGYEAFLAELARGLHRAGLKLQVDAPAQTRDSDSVFDYRGVMKTGVDQLVVMDYGRQFNTPQGQPCWPISPHNWVRDTVAYAQSRVPDKDRLVIGLASYGFSSPDPCAPAKIKESLTAAAVREAPGHADGPAEIAEQRDADSGEIRWTSDGTLYDYTDQQGMDTKLALLQKLGVSHVSVWVLGRNPWFSATALRATP, encoded by the coding sequence GTGGACCCGCACGGCGCGCTGACCCTGCTGGACACCGGGACCCACCCATGCAACGGCTACAGCGAGGCCAACGCCGCGGACGTCAAGGCGCACTCCGCCGCTCAGTACACCACCGTCTCCGCGATGGACCACGCCACCGTGTCCAGCCTGGTCAACGACCCCGACCGCCGCACGGACGCCGCCGCCAAGCTCACCGAATTCGCCCAGCGCATCGGCTTCACCGGCGTCGACATCGACTTCGAGGACTTCTGGGCGTGGACGGCCGAGGACGAGCAGGGCTACGAAGCCTTCCTCGCCGAACTGGCGCGCGGCCTGCACCGGGCCGGCCTCAAACTCCAGGTCGACGCCCCGGCCCAGACCCGCGACTCGGACTCGGTGTTCGACTACCGCGGGGTCATGAAAACAGGTGTGGACCAGCTGGTGGTGATGGACTACGGCCGCCAGTTCAACACCCCGCAAGGGCAGCCCTGTTGGCCCATCTCCCCGCACAACTGGGTACGCGACACCGTCGCCTACGCCCAGTCCCGGGTGCCCGACAAGGACAGACTCGTCATCGGTCTGGCTTCCTACGGCTTCTCCTCCCCCGACCCGTGCGCCCCGGCCAAGATCAAGGAAAGCCTCACCGCAGCCGCAGTCCGCGAGGCACCGGGCCACGCCGACGGCCCGGCCGAGATCGCCGAACAGCGGGACGCGGACTCCGGCGAGATCCGTTGGACGTCCGACGGCACGCTCTACGACTACACCGACCAGCAGGGCATGGACACCAAGCTCGCCCTCCTCCAGAAGCTCGGCGTCAGCCACGTCTCCGTATGGGTGCTCGGCAGGAACCCGTGGTTCTCCGCCACAGCCCTCCGCGCGACCCCCTGA
- a CDS encoding acyltransferase family protein: MSVSSPVAVGGPPAAAVEQSTLSASAGGARLAGVDGLRMLAALAVALYHYLGTPTPRFWGEAYDLPQVAPLLHAVSGYGWLGVEAFFLISGFAICMSCWGRTPAQFAVSRVARLFPLYWAVVLIVVAVGLVAVSAGQRSGAPTDLRTTLGNLTMIPGPLGVDFTAGVAWTLWVEARFYLLMGVLLLIGLTYRRVIAFGGLWLVLASIGRELHSDVLDELLLTQYAGLFVAGIGLYLMHRFGANLLLWLLVGFAWCYTLTVLDDRVATHPTSTWGVSAAVLTGFLLLLALTGPGPLRHVRWRPLVYAGALTYPFYLVHQSLGIPVTRGILKTVPGLGLLPCVALGLLLSLLLAAALNRWVDRKLGRLLRHHLTRSLNPAPIAPDRPVRGRGAAALER, translated from the coding sequence GTGTCAGTTTCCTCGCCCGTTGCCGTGGGCGGTCCGCCGGCCGCCGCCGTCGAGCAGTCCACCCTGTCCGCGTCGGCCGGCGGCGCCCGTCTGGCCGGGGTCGACGGGTTGCGGATGCTCGCCGCGCTCGCCGTGGCGCTGTATCACTACCTGGGCACCCCCACGCCACGTTTTTGGGGCGAGGCGTACGACTTGCCGCAGGTGGCGCCGCTGCTTCACGCGGTAAGTGGCTATGGCTGGCTGGGAGTCGAGGCGTTCTTCCTGATCAGTGGCTTCGCCATCTGCATGAGCTGCTGGGGCCGGACTCCGGCGCAGTTCGCAGTCTCCCGGGTGGCCCGGCTCTTCCCGCTCTACTGGGCCGTCGTCCTGATCGTCGTCGCGGTGGGGCTCGTCGCGGTGAGCGCCGGACAGCGTTCGGGAGCCCCCACGGACCTGCGCACCACGCTCGGCAATCTGACGATGATCCCCGGCCCGCTGGGTGTGGACTTCACCGCCGGTGTCGCCTGGACGCTCTGGGTGGAAGCCCGTTTCTACCTCCTGATGGGCGTGCTGCTGCTGATCGGGCTGACCTACCGGCGCGTCATAGCCTTCGGAGGACTCTGGCTCGTCCTGGCGTCCATCGGCCGCGAACTCCACTCCGACGTCCTGGACGAGCTCCTGCTGACCCAGTACGCGGGACTGTTCGTGGCCGGGATCGGGCTGTACCTGATGCACCGCTTCGGCGCGAACCTGCTGCTGTGGCTGCTGGTGGGCTTCGCCTGGTGCTACACCCTGACCGTTCTGGACGACCGGGTCGCCACGCATCCCACGTCCACGTGGGGGGTCAGCGCGGCCGTACTCACCGGGTTCCTCCTCCTGCTCGCGTTGACCGGCCCCGGCCCGTTGCGCCACGTCCGGTGGCGCCCCCTCGTATACGCCGGAGCCTTGACCTACCCCTTCTACCTCGTCCACCAGAGTCTCGGTATCCCCGTCACCCGTGGCATCCTCAAGACCGTCCCCGGCCTCGGCCTGCTTCCGTGCGTCGCTCTCGGACTCCTCCTCTCCCTGCTGCTGGCCGCGGCCCTGAACCGTTGGGTCGACCGCAAGCTCGGACGGCTGCTGCGTCACCACCTCACCCGGTCCCTGAACCCCGCCCCCATCGCGCCGGACAGGCCCGTACGAGGCCGTGGCGCAGCTGCCCTGGAGCGCTGA
- a CDS encoding potassium channel family protein encodes MDREGSEIRHQSPFERTMYVLRALTLAGLVTVLYYAAPLDRGVGVGTVALLVAALIVFGCLLLWQIFAITRAKYPRLRAIETVALATPLFLVLFAATYFLLAHDVPGSFSEPLSRTDALYFTVSVFVTVGFGDVVPTSEAARALTCGQMMADLVVLAALGKAVFGAVKVGLRHRQSTDDARRGPGLPHEDAE; translated from the coding sequence ATGGACCGCGAGGGCTCTGAGATCCGGCACCAGTCACCGTTCGAGCGGACGATGTATGTCCTGCGTGCGCTGACCTTGGCCGGTCTCGTGACGGTCCTGTACTACGCGGCACCACTTGACCGGGGTGTGGGCGTGGGAACCGTGGCCCTGCTGGTCGCCGCTCTGATCGTCTTCGGGTGTCTGCTCCTCTGGCAGATCTTCGCTATCACTCGTGCGAAATATCCGAGGCTGCGCGCCATCGAGACAGTGGCGCTCGCGACGCCACTGTTCCTGGTCCTCTTCGCGGCCACGTACTTCCTGCTCGCCCACGACGTCCCCGGGTCGTTCTCGGAACCGTTGAGCCGGACCGACGCCCTCTACTTCACCGTCTCGGTGTTCGTGACCGTGGGATTCGGCGACGTCGTTCCCACCAGCGAAGCGGCCCGCGCCCTGACCTGCGGGCAAATGATGGCCGACCTTGTCGTGCTGGCGGCGCTGGGCAAGGCGGTGTTCGGTGCTGTGAAGGTGGGACTGCGCCATCGCCAGTCGACCGACGACGCCCGGCGTGGGCCTGGATTGCCTCATGAGGATGCCGAATAG
- a CDS encoding helix-turn-helix domain-containing protein, with protein MEPLLLTEHEKAVLEQWSQRTAYARTLAARAQVILACAGPHVPLIASVARDLRVSTETVSRWRRRFLAHRLDSLTTGPDPVPNGRSQG; from the coding sequence GTGGAACCACTGCTGCTCACCGAGCACGAGAAGGCCGTGCTGGAGCAGTGGTCACAGCGCACCGCGTACGCCCGCACGCTGGCTGCGCGGGCGCAGGTCATCCTGGCGTGTGCGGGACCACACGTGCCGCTCATCGCCTCAGTCGCCCGCGACTTGCGGGTCAGTACGGAAACGGTCAGCCGGTGGCGACGCCGCTTCCTGGCCCACCGCCTCGACAGCCTCACCACGGGCCCCGACCCCGTCCCGAACGGACGCTCTCAGGGCTGA
- a CDS encoding helix-turn-helix transcriptional regulator translates to MRAFGRTMKLLRRRAGLSQPALAAKVFVSQPTISRLESGTRTPDPTLARLLDEALGARGALAGLIPEDPDRADFEARRPELVDRAKIVDVEQGLVRLRMLEDQSSSADVTPMVAARAEMALRTARDAPYALRAGAIGAAAMGAAYLGWCHFLAGRYEAAERTLDAAVAYAYESRAPDRLERTMSYRGVLELVCGSAAAAACMFDASRQDTGAHPALRAYDAGQQARALAHAGERREADRLLLEADRLADTVDYADLPVGAYWYTPGWLALRRGVAMLAQGRINLAQQEIEQGYAAMPAQHRQAHWARQWIDAIHGDQEPSDLIHPRQRR, encoded by the coding sequence ATGCGGGCGTTCGGCCGGACCATGAAACTACTGCGTCGGCGTGCGGGGTTGTCCCAGCCGGCGCTGGCAGCGAAGGTGTTCGTCTCCCAACCCACCATCAGCCGCCTGGAGTCGGGCACACGAACCCCTGATCCTACGCTCGCCAGACTCCTCGACGAGGCACTCGGCGCCCGGGGCGCGCTGGCCGGCCTGATCCCGGAAGACCCCGACCGGGCCGACTTCGAGGCCCGCAGACCGGAGCTGGTGGACAGAGCGAAGATCGTCGACGTGGAGCAAGGGCTCGTCCGGTTACGCATGCTGGAGGACCAGTCCTCTTCGGCGGACGTCACGCCGATGGTCGCCGCGCGGGCAGAGATGGCCCTGCGTACGGCGCGGGACGCGCCGTACGCCCTGCGCGCCGGCGCGATCGGCGCGGCGGCCATGGGCGCCGCCTACCTCGGCTGGTGCCACTTCCTGGCCGGGCGGTACGAGGCGGCGGAGCGGACCCTGGACGCCGCGGTGGCCTATGCCTACGAGTCGAGGGCACCTGACCGTCTCGAACGCACGATGAGTTACCGGGGTGTGCTGGAACTGGTCTGCGGCAGCGCTGCCGCCGCGGCCTGCATGTTCGACGCGTCGCGCCAGGACACGGGCGCGCATCCCGCCCTGCGCGCCTATGACGCCGGGCAGCAGGCGCGGGCGCTCGCGCACGCGGGCGAGCGGCGCGAGGCGGACCGGCTGCTGCTGGAAGCGGACCGGCTGGCCGACACGGTCGACTACGCCGATCTGCCGGTGGGGGCGTACTGGTACACGCCGGGGTGGCTCGCCCTGCGCCGAGGTGTGGCGATGCTGGCACAGGGACGTATCAACCTGGCGCAGCAGGAGATCGAGCAGGGGTATGCCGCGATGCCCGCACAGCATCGGCAGGCCCACTGGGCACGGCAGTGGATCGACGCCATCCACGGGGACCAGGAACCCTCCGACTTGATCCATCCGCGACAGCGGCGGTGA
- a CDS encoding cyclopropane-fatty-acyl-phospholipid synthase family protein encodes MSDNASTARHETSTRLYYETGDVDAFYDAVWGGEDIHVGIYDDPREEVAAASRRTVEHAANAVADLLGPDAVVLDLGAGYGGSSRVLAERFGCRVVALDLSEEHNRRHRAANARHGLDHLIDVVTGSLNHLPFEAGRFDVVWSLEVLCHVTDRGCALAEALRVLQPGGALVFSDIMVGETTPAEAVRPATSRLGVQRLATVSSYQEHLDRLAVKADFEDLTEHLATHYARLDQEVRGRTDQLREVISAAYLDSLLDNLPQWVDITGRGLLRWGLFHARRPERG; translated from the coding sequence ATGAGCGACAACGCGAGCACAGCACGCCACGAGACGTCGACCCGCCTCTACTACGAGACCGGGGACGTGGACGCCTTCTACGACGCCGTGTGGGGCGGAGAGGACATCCACGTCGGCATCTACGACGACCCGCGGGAAGAGGTCGCAGCCGCCTCGCGCCGTACGGTGGAACACGCGGCAAACGCCGTTGCGGACCTGCTGGGACCCGATGCCGTGGTCCTCGATCTCGGCGCCGGATACGGAGGCTCGTCCCGGGTGCTGGCGGAGCGGTTCGGCTGCCGAGTGGTGGCGCTGGACCTGAGCGAGGAGCACAACCGCCGCCACCGCGCGGCCAACGCCCGCCACGGCCTCGACCACCTGATCGACGTCGTCACCGGTTCCCTCAACCATCTGCCCTTCGAGGCCGGGCGCTTCGATGTGGTGTGGTCCCTGGAAGTCCTGTGCCACGTAACTGACCGGGGCTGTGCGCTGGCGGAGGCGCTGCGGGTGCTGCAACCGGGAGGCGCGCTGGTGTTCTCCGACATCATGGTCGGCGAGACCACTCCGGCAGAGGCGGTACGCCCGGCGACTTCCCGTCTCGGCGTCCAGCGACTGGCCACCGTCTCGTCCTACCAGGAGCACCTGGACCGCCTCGCCGTGAAGGCCGACTTCGAGGACCTGACCGAGCATCTGGCCACCCACTACGCGCGCCTCGACCAAGAGGTCCGGGGGCGCACGGACCAGCTGCGGGAGGTGATCAGCGCGGCCTACCTCGACAGTCTGCTGGACAACCTTCCCCAGTGGGTCGACATCACGGGCCGCGGACTGCTGCGCTGGGGGCTCTTCCACGCCCGCCGTCCTGAGCGGGGGTAG
- the metE gene encoding 5-methyltetrahydropteroyltriglutamate--homocysteine S-methyltransferase yields MTSTSAAAAARATVYGYPRQGQNRELKKAIEGYWKGRTTADALRATASDLRRANWQQLAEAGIDEVPTGDFSYYDHVLDTTVMVGAVPERHRGAVDADALDRYFAMARGTQEVAPLEMTKWFDTNYHYLVPELGPDTVFLANPAKQVAELKEAIALGLTGRPVLVGPVTYLLLAKPAPGVPADFEPLTLLDRLLPVYAEVLADLRAAGAEWVQLDEPALVEDRTPAELNAAERAYRELGTLTDRPKLLVASYFDRLGDALPVLAKAPVEGLALDFTEAAAAHLDALAAVGGLPGKRLVAGVVNGRNIWINDLRKSLSTLGTLLGLADRVDVAASCSLLHVPLDASAERDIEPQILRWLAFARQKTAEIVTLAKGLAQGTEAITAELAANRADLASRANSPITRAPAVRARTEAVTDADARRAQPYAERAAAQRAHLGLPLLPTTTIGSFPQTGELRTARADLRAGRIDTSGYEERIKAEIQEVIAFQEKTGIDVLVHGEAERNDMVQYFAEQLTGYLATQHGWVQSYGTRYVRPPVLAGDISRPEPMTVRWTSYAQSLTAKPVKGMLTGPVTMLAWSFVRDDQPLGDTARQVALALRDEVRDLEAAGTSVIQVDEPALRETLPLRAADRPGYLTWATEAFRLTTAGVRPDTQIHTHMCYAEFGDIVQAIDDLDADVISLEAARSHMQVARELAAHGYPREAGPGVYDIHSPRVPSAEEAAALLRTGLEAIPAERLWVNPDCGLKTRGWPETRASLENLVAAARTVRGELPAS; encoded by the coding sequence GTGACCAGCACGTCCGCAGCCGCGGCAGCACGGGCCACCGTGTACGGCTACCCCCGCCAGGGCCAGAACCGGGAACTGAAGAAGGCCATCGAGGGCTACTGGAAGGGCCGCACCACCGCCGACGCCCTCCGTGCCACCGCCAGCGACCTTCGTCGGGCCAACTGGCAGCAGCTCGCCGAGGCCGGCATCGACGAGGTGCCCACCGGCGACTTCTCGTACTACGACCACGTCCTGGACACCACCGTCATGGTGGGCGCCGTCCCCGAGCGGCACCGCGGAGCGGTCGACGCCGACGCCCTGGACCGCTACTTCGCCATGGCGCGCGGGACCCAGGAGGTCGCTCCGCTGGAGATGACCAAGTGGTTCGACACCAATTACCACTACCTCGTACCCGAGTTGGGCCCGGACACCGTCTTCCTCGCGAACCCGGCCAAGCAGGTCGCGGAGCTCAAGGAAGCCATCGCCCTGGGACTGACCGGCCGCCCCGTACTGGTCGGTCCGGTCACCTATCTCCTGCTCGCCAAGCCCGCCCCCGGCGTGCCCGCCGACTTCGAGCCGCTCACCCTCCTGGACCGGCTGCTGCCCGTGTACGCCGAGGTCCTCGCCGATCTGCGCGCGGCGGGCGCGGAATGGGTCCAGCTGGACGAGCCCGCTCTCGTCGAGGACCGCACCCCGGCCGAGCTGAACGCGGCCGAGCGCGCCTACCGCGAGCTGGGCACGCTCACCGACCGGCCGAAACTGCTGGTCGCCTCCTACTTCGACCGGCTGGGCGACGCACTGCCAGTCCTGGCCAAGGCTCCGGTCGAGGGCCTCGCCCTGGACTTCACCGAGGCCGCCGCCGCCCACCTGGACGCCCTGGCCGCCGTCGGCGGACTGCCCGGAAAGCGCCTGGTCGCCGGGGTCGTCAACGGCCGCAACATCTGGATCAACGACCTGCGGAAGTCCCTGTCCACGCTCGGCACCCTCCTCGGACTCGCCGACCGGGTCGACGTCGCCGCCTCCTGCTCGCTGTTGCACGTACCGCTGGACGCCTCCGCCGAGCGGGACATCGAGCCGCAGATCCTGCGCTGGCTCGCCTTCGCCCGGCAGAAGACCGCCGAGATCGTCACCCTGGCCAAGGGGCTGGCCCAGGGCACCGAAGCGATCACGGCCGAACTGGCCGCCAACCGCGCCGACCTGGCCTCCCGGGCGAACTCCCCCATCACCCGCGCCCCGGCCGTCCGCGCCCGTACCGAGGCCGTGACGGACGCCGACGCACGCCGTGCCCAGCCGTACGCGGAACGGGCCGCCGCCCAGCGCGCCCACCTCGGACTGCCGCTGCTGCCGACCACGACCATCGGCTCCTTCCCGCAGACCGGCGAACTCCGGACCGCCCGCGCCGACCTGCGCGCCGGACGCATCGACACCTCCGGCTACGAAGAGCGCATCAAGGCCGAGATCCAGGAGGTCATCGCCTTCCAGGAGAAGACCGGCATCGACGTCCTGGTCCACGGCGAGGCCGAACGCAACGACATGGTGCAGTACTTCGCGGAACAGCTGACCGGCTACCTCGCCACCCAGCACGGCTGGGTGCAGTCCTACGGCACCCGTTACGTCCGCCCGCCCGTCCTGGCCGGTGACATCTCCCGCCCCGAACCGATGACCGTGCGCTGGACGTCCTACGCCCAGTCCCTGACGGCCAAGCCGGTCAAGGGCATGCTCACCGGCCCGGTCACCATGCTCGCCTGGTCCTTCGTCCGCGACGACCAGCCCCTCGGTGACACCGCCCGGCAGGTCGCCCTCGCCCTGCGCGACGAGGTGCGGGACCTGGAGGCCGCCGGCACCTCCGTGATCCAGGTGGACGAGCCCGCGCTGCGCGAGACGCTGCCGCTGCGCGCCGCCGACCGGCCCGGCTATCTCACCTGGGCGACGGAGGCGTTCCGGCTCACCACCGCCGGGGTCCGTCCGGACACCCAGATCCACACCCACATGTGCTACGCCGAGTTCGGGGACATCGTCCAGGCCATCGACGACCTCGACGCCGACGTCATCAGCCTGGAGGCGGCCCGCTCCCACATGCAGGTCGCCCGCGAACTCGCCGCCCACGGCTACCCGCGCGAGGCCGGGCCCGGCGTCTACGACATCCACTCGCCCCGAGTTCCCAGCGCCGAGGAGGCCGCCGCACTGCTGCGCACCGGCCTTGAGGCGATCCCCGCCGAGCGGCTCTGGGTCAACCCGGACTGCGGTCTGAAGACCCGCGGCTGGCCCGAGACCCGCGCCTCCCTGGAGAACCTGGTCGCCGCGGCCCGTACGGTCCGGGGTGAACTGCCCGCCTCCTGA
- a CDS encoding iron chaperone, with product MDVDVQAYIDGIAPEHRALFDRVHRLIVTVFPQVNPVLSYGMPTYRVGGRKLHVGVWRHGISLYGWDKDRAAGFIARHPGLASGKGTIRLRSQDAAELSDEELGGLVRASLAA from the coding sequence ATGGACGTTGACGTACAGGCTTACATCGACGGCATCGCGCCCGAGCACCGTGCGCTGTTCGACCGGGTGCACCGGCTGATCGTGACGGTGTTTCCCCAGGTGAACCCTGTCCTGTCCTACGGGATGCCGACCTATCGGGTCGGCGGCCGAAAGCTGCATGTCGGAGTGTGGCGGCACGGGATCTCGCTCTACGGATGGGACAAGGACCGGGCGGCCGGTTTCATCGCACGCCATCCCGGTCTCGCCAGCGGGAAGGGGACGATCCGGCTGCGCTCGCAGGATGCGGCGGAGCTCAGCGACGAGGAGCTGGGCGGCCTCGTCCGGGCCTCATTGGCAGCGTGA
- a CDS encoding GlxA family transcriptional regulator, translating into MTRPAAPHRIALLAFPGIRAFDVSVITEVWGADRTDRGVPAFELRRVAADRTPVPMRGGLELTPDRTLAWLPRAELILVPGLDDHVTPAPEPVLAALRRAHARGTTIAALCGGAFTLAQAGLLDGRRALTHWALADELRARHPQVRVEPDALFLEDGNVWTSAGTAAGIDLCLHLVRTQHGAEAASTVARSMVTAPFRTGAQAQFIEHPTPPADRDADSLAAARAYALAHLDEPLSVADLAARAGMSPRSFARHFASATGTTPLRWLLDRRVAAAQKLLERTDLSMPEVARRAGFGSEVTMRQHFASRLATSPQAYRAAFATPDGP; encoded by the coding sequence ATGACCCGACCGGCGGCGCCGCACCGCATCGCCCTGCTCGCCTTCCCCGGCATCCGGGCCTTCGACGTCTCGGTGATCACTGAGGTGTGGGGCGCGGACCGCACCGACCGGGGCGTGCCCGCCTTCGAGCTGCGCAGGGTCGCCGCCGACCGCACGCCCGTGCCGATGCGCGGCGGGCTCGAGCTCACTCCCGACCGCACTCTCGCCTGGCTGCCCCGCGCCGAGTTGATCCTGGTCCCGGGCCTGGACGACCACGTCACTCCCGCCCCCGAGCCGGTCCTCGCGGCGCTGCGTCGCGCCCATGCGCGGGGCACCACCATCGCCGCACTGTGCGGCGGCGCCTTCACCCTCGCGCAAGCGGGACTGCTGGACGGGCGCCGGGCACTGACCCACTGGGCCCTGGCCGACGAACTGCGGGCCCGCCACCCGCAGGTGAGGGTCGAGCCGGACGCCCTGTTCCTGGAGGACGGCAACGTGTGGACGTCCGCCGGTACCGCGGCCGGCATCGACCTGTGCCTCCATCTGGTGCGCACCCAACACGGCGCGGAGGCGGCGTCGACGGTCGCCCGCTCCATGGTCACCGCCCCGTTCCGGACCGGCGCCCAGGCCCAGTTCATCGAGCATCCGACTCCGCCCGCCGACCGCGACGCCGACTCCCTTGCGGCGGCGCGCGCCTACGCCCTGGCCCACCTCGACGAACCGCTCTCCGTGGCCGACCTCGCCGCCCGTGCCGGGATGTCCCCGCGCTCCTTCGCCCGGCACTTCGCCTCGGCCACCGGCACCACCCCGCTGCGCTGGCTGCTGGACCGCCGGGTCGCGGCGGCCCAGAAGCTCCTGGAGCGCACCGACCTGTCCATGCCGGAGGTCGCACGGCGTGCGGGCTTCGGCAGCGAGGTCACCATGCGCCAGCACTTCGCGTCCCGCCTGGCCACCAGCCCACAGGCATACCGGGCGGCGTTCGCCACACCGGACGGACCCTGA
- a CDS encoding cysteine hydrolase family protein: protein MEITRNAALVVVDVQKGFDESEFWGPRDNPAADGNIAALITAWQDTGRPVVFVRHDSDKPGSPLRGGSEGNGFKEYVEERRGKGSGPELLVTKSVNSAFYGTPDLHEWLKAAGIHQVVLVGIQTNMCVETTARMGGNLGYDVLVALDATHTFDLTGPNGWRLTADELAKASAVSLHGGGFAQVVTTAELIGAARS, encoded by the coding sequence ATGGAGATCACACGGAACGCAGCGCTGGTAGTGGTGGACGTGCAGAAGGGCTTCGACGAGTCGGAGTTCTGGGGCCCGCGCGACAACCCGGCCGCCGACGGCAACATCGCCGCTCTCATCACGGCCTGGCAGGACACGGGCCGTCCCGTCGTCTTCGTGCGCCACGACTCGGACAAGCCCGGCTCGCCCCTGCGCGGCGGATCCGAGGGCAACGGCTTCAAGGAGTACGTCGAGGAGCGGCGCGGCAAGGGGAGCGGACCGGAACTGCTGGTCACCAAGTCCGTGAACTCGGCGTTCTACGGCACCCCGGACCTCCACGAATGGTTGAAGGCGGCGGGCATCCACCAGGTCGTGCTGGTCGGCATCCAGACCAACATGTGCGTGGAGACCACCGCACGTATGGGCGGCAACCTCGGCTACGACGTCCTGGTCGCGCTCGACGCCACCCACACCTTCGACCTGACCGGCCCCAACGGCTGGCGCCTGACGGCCGACGAACTGGCCAAGGCGAGCGCCGTCTCGCTCCACGGCGGAGGCTTCGCCCAGGTCGTGACGACCGCCGAACTGATCGGTGCCGCCCGCTCCTGA